The DNA window ATTTTGACCAAATTAAAGTCAcgcttaaaaaaaaaaagttatgttAGGTAACTAATAATTTGTTTGAACAATATAAATAACCACCAATTAAATCAAAAcacattatatttttaaattatctacctaaatcttaatattagaataatcattCATACACCTaatgaaataaatatttgatatatccattattcatattgtttaatatttttattatctatctatacttttaaaaaaaaatctcttaACTGATAACTAAGGGTAAAAGATCCATAAATAAGTAATTTAGCTCTAATGTATCTTAACGACACATTTAAATAGTATTATAAtagagttttttaaaaaatttaaaaattattgataatttaaaaaaaaagcataaaatatattcttgtattttgacgatcatattttttttgggtgactcaggatcatatatatatactcttcATTTAATATTGATGATGTTTTCATCCATCTGCCCCACACGGTTTGAGTCTTTGAGACCATTGGTTATGAATCAGACTAATGGCATAGaagaatttatattaaatagGATCAGCTGCGTAACGCATTGGGCAATATATTTGGTGATTgttatgatatttaaaaataatatctaatttattaaaaaaaattaaaaattaatatttaatttaaaaatataaaaataaatattttttaaatatttaaaattattatattaaattattttttttatctgaatttatgacaataataaaaaagttttacAACCTACAAATTCAACCCAATAGAATACACAAATTtatcaacttttaaatttaaactataaaaaaatgtacaaataaataaaatggctAAAGAGTACTTTAACTAAAGATCATCTTTTCTTTGCATTCAAAACCTAGTCATCTGTATATTATTATAATCTTTGTCAAATAAACTAAGTTGTCCCAATTTGGGTGCAATTTTACAGCATGGAGATTGAGCAGATAGCATTTCAAGTTCCTTCatacttttatctttttcataagCAATTATCTTAATCTTTTCTAATCCAATGGCAATTTCTCTTTCTATGTTTTTCTGTCTCTTTATACTCTTTCTCAACAGTTTTAGTTTGGGCCTCAATCCTAGCTCACTAGAATCAGCATCAGATTTCTTCTACAAATGTGAGTTGCGATGGCCTCGTTTTTCCAGTTTATCAGCACCAGATTTATGTACACGTCCTCTTGATCCTTTGTGCATGCCTCTCGGAATCACTCTGAACCTAGCAATAAAAGTCGGTGTGTAACAAATTCTAGCAAGTCTTTGAGGTGGCTTGTTGGACAaggtatcattttttttattcatacttTTTCTAGGATTTGTTCACACTTCAAACTTCTCTCAAACTCTTCCCATTTACCCTCAAATATTTGGTTGAGTTCCATTGCAACTTTATAAACTTCATCACCACGGGCATAGTATATCATGGAGTTATAGAAGGTCAATCATCAGCCACAaaatcctccatgaaagaataGCTATTTGATTCAAGCTTGCATTTAATTGTGCCTAAATTCATGGGATGTGAAATGATATCAAAATAATCAAGAATTTGGAATAAAACAGGATCTACTAGCCGATTGAAAAGCCATCCATGTTTGTGAGAGGACAAAATATTGAGAATGGTAGAACATTGGCGAGATGCTTTCAAATCTATGGTCCTCCtcattttttgcttcttttcctTTCGGCACTCTGTACTCTCTGCTCCTCTCTTGAGGGATGCAACTGCTTCAATGTCACTCATTTTCATGAATTTGTTCATGATGTGCTCCTGttacacattttttttctttttctttaataaaattgtgaaagaatagaaaaagaaaaaaaatgaaaaaattttattgattgttgataataataatatataaaattataattaaatttttatattttattgggTTGAACTTATAAACtgtgagattttttttatttttgtcatggATTAAGATGAAAGAGTAATTTAatagattataaaaaataaattaaatactaaataatatccGTGATAAAATTGACCAATATATTTTAAGTATTTAACACTTGACAGTGTATAGTCCAAAGATCCTATCTAAATTGTATTACCATAAAAGGACTTAGATGAGAGAAAATTTaacctttctctcttttttttttcaaataaaaaaaaataaaagctcCATTATTGCATTACTTAAAATCAAGATATTAAATATAACTAtacaattctaaattttaaaacataccaaaattaattttcagtataaaatatatattaaaataaataaataatatacacATATAATTTAACATTAGATTCTAAAATTAGGATAAGAATATATTGATTTGGgcatttaatttttaacttcgaggatgattaaattgatttaaaatatcATATCATTAATTGAGTAATGTTAGAGGGACAAAAAAATAgccaaaatttatcttatttagcatttattaattgtcgtaacaattaatgaatactaaataacacaaattatagttatttttgactgatttttttttattaccaaatattTCTGTTATTAATTTAAGAGTGAATTATATCATCTAATTTCAGTAGTCACTTTAATATTATGTTCATCCAAAATATACGCCAACTAAGTAATGAATatgtttatcaaattttaaaattatttttaaaaaatttgtcgtgaacatcttttaaatttttttgttagtacttaaatattttatataccaAGAAATGATGATTTAACTACTAACGAAACAATATTGTAAAGCTTGGTCTCGTGGCATTTATGGATGTCTTGCTAGAAGTGTATCAaagtttaaataattttagcTATGATTAAGAAGTGGTTAAATGAAATTCATTGAGAGAAAAAGTATATGTCAGTTAGGGTGTATGACAACCTTATACCTGCTTCAAGTTTGTCATATATAACCTCAGGTTTCACAGTCACAGTAGAGGTAGGTAAGGATAAAAAATGTTTGTCGAATAAAAAAAAACGGAACAATGAAGTTTGAATTCAATTTGTTTATGTATGAATGCAACTCATGCGAGCCTCCAAGGTAGCCAGTAGCCACATGATCATATTCTACCAATAGTCATCCCTGTCTGGGACCATTAGTCTCAATAATATGCTTATTATTTCTAAATTATCTAGagatattttcatataaaaataacctAGGTAAATcgtttgataatttaatatttttaattaaattatttaatgtaACATGTATTCACATCTTAACTATTAtctttacataaaatattttcatataagTATTCACAATTATATGTAATAGTTATATCAAAACAAGGAAGTATGTGTGTTTTGAGTTTGTTAGATAAGAAGAATTATAATACGCTTCTTTCTTGATTTTGTGTAGTTGTCGGTTAtaattttccaaaatttaattatttataattatatatccttttttaataaataataatttaaaaatgtatatatatacccaGCAGCCTTTAGCATTGGAAGTCATCAAATAAGAAAAGTCACATTTATCATTGctaaattccaaaataaaatatttatttaatcagAGGACTCATTTCTATGAAACTTCATTGATTTATTGGGGACCTATAAAACACCAAAACTTGTCCCTGAGGTTCTACATCATTTCATAATCATAACTTGGATTCTCTGTGATTTCTACATCCTACAAAATTCACCATGGGAGTCACAACCTTTAAGCAGGAGTATTCATCTTCTGTTGCACCATCACGTATGTTCCAGGCTTTGATCATAGACTCCAGAACTTTGATTCCAAAGCTGTTGCCACAGTTTGTAAAAGAAGTCAACCTCATCCAAGGAAACGGGGAAGCTGGTAGCATTGAACAAGTTAACTTCAGTGAAGGTAATTAAGCAATCAAACATATGCAATCTGAATTTTAAAGGACAAGTAGCATTTTTGATAATCagtgaaattaataatttatgttGTGTAATGATTGCAATTGGCAAACACTGTTGCTAGTTCTAAGgaattagagtttaattttaatgcaaaaCATTTTTATAATCGTTCAATTACATCAATTTTCACTGTTATCAATATGAAAGTAGTTATTTTACTGACGTAATTGAATGTACGTGTaaaattgttttatatttaCTCTAACTCAACTTGGTTTGCAAATACACTCTGATCGAAGGCGATCCGTTAGGCGACAAGCTCGAGTCTGTTGCTTATGAGGTGAGATTTGAGGCCACTGATGATGGAGGTTGCCTCTATAAAATGAGTAGCAATTACAACACCATCGGTGAGTATCAAGTGACAGAGGAAGAGGTGAAGGAAGGAAGAGAAAGCACAATTGGAATTTACAAAGTTGTGGAGTCTTACCTGAAGGAGAATCCAAATGTCTATGCTTAATtgctattattgttattattattcaattattgtTACATGTGTCATAGATTTGATATACAAAgtcattcaaattattttttacatttgatAGTGTGCATCCATAGCCACAATTAGAAATGGTTGCAAAGATTTGAACTACTCAATAAGGCATTAGCATGTATTGCCATAAAGGGTTGTGGTTTTGCAGAATATTTGTACTTTGGTTTTGGTAGTAACAGAATTGAGGATTTGAATAACATTTTTAATCATACTTTGATGCTATTATTTCTGCCCAATCTTAAGGTAAATAATAAGCTTGTATATTCCTTATGATAAAGTTCAGTCgctatatatttgtgtataaatatatatattattttacacattttcaatgtttattttgtatgtcaatatatattttatatgagtGACTGATTTGGTAGCTGATTTTTCGTGTACATGTAGCATAATTGTTGAAGCTTAACCTCTAATCAATCATATTGATAATGTTTAAAAAAgaagttaatataaaaggattaataaaaattagagtGACAAAGCATATTTTTACCCCTGAGAAAAACAATTCCTTGCATTTCTGACATTCCTAGTCTTTTACATATTCCTTGCCCGTGTGCAAGGCATGTCCAAATAGAGATTCCATTCACATATTCTTTATCCATAATCCACTTCCTTAAACCAGAAAACATCTCTTTGATTTCTCCAACTTCAGAGATCCATGGCAAGCAATCTTTGCAAGAGTGGCTAATCCATAAAATGCAGAAAACTCGCGTCACGCAGATACAGGTCCGAGTGGACTGTAATGGATGTGTGCAGAAGATCAAGAAAGCTCTTAAAGGCATTCTTGGTATACATGATCTTCATATCGATTTCAATCAGCAAAAGCTAACAATCACTGGGTGGGCAGAACCAGAAACTATTGTCAATGCAATTaagaagacaaggaagaaaGCTATCATCTGCGCTGATATCGAACTGTCCCTTCCTCCGTCTCAACCAACAGAGTCAAAGCAGAAAGCTAATCATGCAACAGTCGACAATGCAACACAACTGCCACCAGAAGCCTCTCCACCACCGCCTGAGGCAACACCACCATGGCCACCCACATCTACAGAGAACAATTCAAGCCAGCAGTGGGAGAGATACCCAGGAAGGAAAGATGTAAGAGAGGTTCATGTGATTCACCACCATCTGCCAAACTACCTTAACAGAGTAAATTCTAGTCCAGTGCTTGTGACAGAGAGTTATAATTCTTACATGCTTTCACATTATGTCGGTGAATATGAATATGTCATGCCACCACCAGTGCACACACATTACAATCTTATAGAAAATTACGGTGGAAACGGTATCATCACATCCATGTTCAGCGATGATAATCCGAATGCATGTTGTATAGTCTAGTTTCTTGTCATTGCTCTCTAAAGTCTTGATGAGCAAGTTTTCATGGTAGAATATAATTTGAAAGGAAATTGAATGAGGGAAGAAGTAATGAAATAGCTTAGGGGTGAAAGGAATCAGAACAACAATTATCATATTCTTAGCTTCTCAGATCCTACATAAGTTATTCTGGATTCCTTTCGTGAAAAAggttttcttgttcttttattttaaagaaaaaggcACTGTAGATTGAAACTGGAACAAGCCCTATTTCCCGAAATCCTTTTAACACTATGTTTACAATCTCTGTTCGAGTCTATGCATATCATCATAT is part of the Arachis duranensis cultivar V14167 chromosome 1, aradu.V14167.gnm2.J7QH, whole genome shotgun sequence genome and encodes:
- the LOC107463727 gene encoding heavy metal-associated isoprenylated plant protein 28-like, coding for MQKTRVTQIQVRVDCNGCVQKIKKALKGILGIHDLHIDFNQQKLTITGWAEPETIVNAIKKTRKKAIICADIELSLPPSQPTESKQKANHATVDNATQLPPEASPPPPEATPPWPPTSTENNSSQQWERYPGRKDVREVHVIHHHLPNYLNRVNSSPVLVTESYNSYMLSHYVGEYEYVMPPPVHTHYNLIENYGGNGIITSMFSDDNPNACCIV